GTGACTGGTATAGATTTTTCAAGAAGATCAATAGAATATGCAAAACAAAAAGCTGAGGAAAAACATATTGATATAGAATATATTTGTAAGAATTATCTTGAAATAGATTATGAAGATGAATTTCATTTAGTTACATTAATTTATTGTGATTTTGCGGCACTTTCACATAAACAGCGAGAAATATTGCTGGATAAGATATACCACGCTATGAAAAAGGGTGCCAAGTTTATATTTGATGTGTTTACTCCTAAAAATTATGAAGGAAAGACTGAAAGCAATACGTGGCATTTGAATGATGGAAGTGGGTTTTGGAAAGATGATACTTATCTTTGTATAGAGTCTTATTATATTTATGAAAATAAAATAATGTTGAACCAATATGTAGTAATTGATAAACAAGAAAATGTAGAGGTTTATAGAATATGGAATCATTGTTATACAAAGGATACAATTATATACGA
This genomic window from Clostridium pasteurianum DSM 525 = ATCC 6013 contains:
- a CDS encoding class I SAM-dependent methyltransferase, coding for MLNKIFEYLKRPKLYEESSAKFWDDEHISKGMIKAHLNPNLEAASRRHDFIDSSVDWINKIAPCGSYKKILDLGCGPGLYTQRLAERGYLVTGIDFSRRSIEYAKQKAEEKHIDIEYICKNYLEIDYEDEFHLVTLIYCDFAALSHKQREILLDKIYHAMKKGAKFIFDVFTPKNYEGKTESNTWHLNDGSGFWKDDTYLCIESYYIYENKIMLNQYVVIDKQENVEVYRIWNHCYTKDTIIYELKKAGFEKFEIYSDVSGKLYDEESKTMCIIAEK